In Gadus morhua chromosome 2, gadMor3.0, whole genome shotgun sequence, the DNA window GTGACGCCCTGGGCTGTGCGGGCGGACCGCAGTGAGCATCTGCATTCAGCCATTTTTGCTATTGTTGCAAATTTGGATTGGCTTCTCAATTTGGAGAACAAAATCTATTGTTTGAAGGTCTTATTGAGAGCACTTTGTGAGCCACAACAACTAGAAGCGCATGCTAAACAAATTTGATTTCCTAACTTAAGTTATACGGAATCATTAAATGATGAActtccaaatatattttattcgaTTATTTGTGAGGGTAACCTGATTGGTCAACTACGCCATAGTCAAATGAGCATGAAAGTACAGCTACCCATgctcaaataaaaaaaggcTCATCACTGTGAATAtgactctggggctgggagaagctgcacacctgtggtCCAACAAGAAATTAGTGTGCACAGGTGACACCaggggcctctacgaattctattttttgcataggaaatttcctttcctatggagatgacccggaagtgcttggaggaaaggtggttcgaattctaaaaatgcttaggaaaggagCTTTGATGCTtcctttaaccctcctttagcataggttactcctGAGCTTCCTTTGAGGAAGGAAAGCAGATAgtggtatcccataatcctttacgtggcaatatttaaagcaacatgccACCAACGAAGTTTACCGACACTACGCAAAGACGCATGAGAGACGCacaattgataataatggataccaattccagaaacataattatttaaatataaatgaatttatttattgctGGTTAGTAAGCACATAAAATACACTATAAGTAAAGAAAATGCGaacttcacatttaagaaagactactgggggcagttaatttcaacatcaacatgagtttagcctcttttttttcacatgtgaattggaATTCAAGTGACCTAAAATATTCCCGTTGGCCAAGTCCGCCCTcagtgattctcactgttggcgataacctgattgaaatcaatatgACATGAACGCATGGATCAAAGAGCGCTTGCTTTGGTCAATCTTCGGAAAATTGTACTTTCATACTAGAGACGCTATAGATCGGCAATACCCGCCGTCGCGCAATAACGTTGGTCAGGAAGAGTGgagtcgaattcattttaaacagtgttgtatttttttatgttcgaaaggaagcacctttcaacTCTCCTTGACCCGATTACGTTTTCCTCAAAGGctaaggaaaggaggcataaaggttaggagatttgactattcgtagaggccccagccctctccacacacactaaGAGAGAGATTTCTTGCATGGTTTAAGCATCTTTATCacaattagcagacgcttttatccaatgtgACTTACattggttaatacacacattgacacaccaacggcagagtcaaccatgcacgGCGACAGCCAGCCCGTCAGGAGCaattagggttaagtgtcttgcttgCAGCGACACATCAacacccagctaggaggagctggggatcaaactagcaacctttcgaaTACAAGATaactgctccacctcctgagctaagccgacctcAGACTGACATAATCAACCCTACCTTGTCAACTTGTCCAGAGGAGCCCAGTGAACGTCACCTAGGTGGCGTGTGGCATGCACATTGCTACAGCGACTATATCTATatgatttttaatttttttgctcACTGTGGTATAATAATTCAATCTCAAGTGATGTATGCTCTGCACCAGCATCTGGTTCCTCACCCATCTGTGACGACGGTAAAGCTCACATTCTCACCTCTCATTGGCTCATGTTGTTTGGATGCTAAAGTGAAATTGACATTGACTTGTGGGGAGCGAGTCCATGTCTCAGTCTGCCGTTCCCCTGAACATAGGCGCTGGTCATTCAGCAGATGGCATGACTAGATACCTTCACAGGTGTTGTCCTCATCAGGGGCCGTGGACGGGTCGGTGGCTATGTATCCCGGCTCACACTGGCAGATATGTTTTCCAGGAACATTGGTGCAGTTGGAACGAGGGCCACAGACGGTGGAATTGAAACACTCGTCAATATCTAATCAAGGGGCAATAAGTGGAAGGAAGGAACACATCTTAAACAACAGAACTCAACTCCAACCAAAATCACTCCAGAAATACAAACGTATTACAATGTTGTACATCACAGATAACATCACGGCCGTGTTGATATCAAAGGGAAATTGTCCCCCTGGGGGATGGAGCTGGTGTTGGAGTGTCTTCTACAGACCTTGGCATGGTGGAGCTGCAGCAGGCCCAAGCTGATACCCCACATGGCAATCACACTCAAAACTTGCTGGGATGTTCTTACAATCACCCTCACCGCAGGGGTATTCAAAACACTCGTCAATGTCTGCGGAGACAAGAAGACATTTTTAGGGAGTGAACATCATAAAAGCAGAGCTTCTAATTTAGTAAGATTAAAGAGCAATTCTGGCCAATTATTTTTTATGTCTATTTTTGTCTTTGCCTTAAAGCAACCAGAACTAGGGAACTGCAAAATTAAACTAATAGCCCTAAagactagtgctgtcagtttaacgcgttattaacggcgctaacgcaaaccaattttaacggcgcaAAAAATGTTATCGCGCGATTATCGcagtttataaaaaaacaaaacaaaaaaaacattcctttttgtctttggctcaaaacaaagaagcagtatcctgactgctatgttcatgcagtatgtatgtatgttcatcgtttaattgcactataggctttttttttgtatcgtcctgttttgatcagtatatgccaatgttgttatcaataaaaaaacatttgcacaaggcaagccgatgcatttctccatgttgataagagcattaaaattagaacaattaatgggacaaagaaatcaagggatatttagcacagaaaaaagatttgcgattaatcgtgagttaactatgagattaatgtgattaatatattttaatcgcttgacagcactactaAAGACATTAGGCCTACAACATTTTGTCGTGGCCTGTCAATCATTTTGAGTGTTACTTGTACTATCTTCATTAAATTACTGGATATACTTTTACTCTCTACATAGGAATTACAATAAATCTTGAATATCTTGTGTCCTTAATGAAATACCCTTTAAGAATAGGCCTATAATAACTGTAAATCGCTGTATCATTCAGGTCGTTTTCGATGTGATCCAGGCCTACATGCGGGGTCTGATATGAGCTTGGTTCCAATCTTGAAGTAAGCACAACAATTGAAACCCACTATGATCTTTATTGTAAAGGGCCGCTGAAGTCCTTCTTGCCTGATGAACCTTACCCCCGCCACTGTGTTAGAGAATCATTTTCAACTCTATTCattctattattataatattagaATATCATAAAGCCACAGGGCAACGAGGAGGATCTCGCACTACCTTCACAGGAGGGAGTGGTTCCTAGTTTATCTGCTGAATTAGTGTTGTTGAATCCTGGCAGACAGGTACAGTTATACGTTCCATTGAGGTTGGTGCAGATGGAGTCTGGGCCGCAGGTATCAGAAGTTTTGACACATTCATCGATGTCTGCAGACATTGAACAGGCATcggttacacatacacacacactttaaagaatcatcatcatcaacatcatcattattaataatattaataattactgTTATTAATATTAAGTGCATATCTAAACCTGCAATTAATAAGTAAACTAAGATAAGATAAGCTAAACAAGCTAACGTAAAACAATCTTAATCAAGCCTAGCTTCAACACAATAAACTAAACTGAAGAGAGACCAATGGAGCTCACCAACGCAGCCATAGGAACCATCAACAGGAAGGTGCTTTGGGGGGATTTCATacccagagacacaaacacagcctcCCACAGGGGTACTGGTACATTCAGCAAGGGGACCGCAGGAGTCTGGACCACACTCAGAATGATCTGAATGGTGacagtgcaaacacacacacacacacacacacacacacacacacacacacacacacacacacacacacacacacacacacacacacacacacacacaatagttgataaaaatgttattaaaaatgatttTGACATTGTATATAGTGAAGGGAGAAATTTAAACATAGAAAATTATATTCTCACAGGTAGCGAATCCAGTTCGCGAATTCCCAGCAGCTAGCGGTCTGAAGACATGGAAGCCTCCCGGACAGATCACCCATTCAATAGGAATGACGTCCCATTGGCATGAGCTTCTGCTTGCGCCTGCTGATCCCTTTGTTGGTGTCAGGGATTCATTGACTGGATAATTCACCACCATATCCCTTGGGTATATGAAGCCACCCGCATAATTTTGACAATTGTCACTGGCTCTATCTCCACCAATCCCTGTAAATCTCCACCACTTTTTGTATAACAGTGTGTCATCTTTGGGGTAGCCGGGCAAGTCAGTTCTTTCAAAGGCGCGGTTGCGCCATGGATCCGTCAGGTTGGTGTAGCCGTTGCAGGATCCTGGATGAATTGATGTGATGGTGTCAACAATATGGAACACATTCATGATATTCACattaaaatcaatcaatgaaacaGCCTTACCATCAAGGTATTCACCATGTAAGAGGATGACAAGCAAACCTGAGCAGAAGTAAAACAAATATTGAGGTGAAATATTCAGCTGTTGCCTTTTCATTTTTAAGTTGTCAAATAACCAAGCACTAAAAGATTACTAATCGATGTAGCAtatgcatgcaagtgtgtgtgtgtgtgtgtgtgtgtgtgtgtgtgtgtgtgtgtgtgtgtgtgtgtgtgtgtgtgtgtgtgtatgtgtacatatactGTTTCTGatacattcatgcatgcatgtatatatgGATGGATGCATGTATGAATTCatcaaaacatgcatgcaaGTCTTTGACAATGATAAACCTCAGGAACAACCGACATTTTTAGTAACTATAATAACAGCTCAGGTTGAATCACTTAACAATTGGAAGATCAACTGAACATCAGACAAATAATCTGTGTATGGCTGACACGTTAGATAGCTGCATAAAGTGTGGTTGAAAAGTGTGGTTGAAAAGGTAATTTAAAAGTCACAAGAAAGACTTACTGAGATGTAACAGCAGGGCCCAGTAGAACATCCTggctggtcctcctcctctgaatGAACACCAAGCCTTCCTGTCCGATTAAATGTCTGAGGGACTTAGAATAACCAAAAACCAAAATGTGTTTTACGAGCCAAAGGTTTGAGCCTAATGCAAAAGAATaggcaaataaacaaatatcaGAAGACGTAGAATCACAGATCCCAGCAGATGGCCGGGAAGGAGGTCTCAGAGGCATCTCGCCATAACCACGCATGGAGTTTGCATAAGACAATAAGGATACTTGTGCTTCAATGTATGGGCATGAGGGGATTTGACCTCACTAACTGTGGCTGCTCACAGGAAGCTGAAAGGTTTGTGAAGTCCAACATCAGTCGATTTCTATGCATCCCTGTTACGGCTCCATCACATGGTCGCAGATGGTACCAGATGACATGTAGGCTGAAGACAATAGGCTGCGTTGGAAACAAAGAATTTATTCAAACATTGCTTTAGACACATGGCAGGATTGTTATTAAATCAACGAAAGGAAAAAgaacaaaacagaaagaaaacccTAACTAAACCTAACTCTGGGGGAAAAAACTATCTTCCTCCCGACCAGAAATAAAAGGTAGGTGAGTCTGCCGGGTTCTCTAACTACGCTTATCTAACCTGAACTAAAAACGTGAAAACAACCATCGCCAACCACCAACGCATAAATGATAGTAAAGGTAAGAATGTTCCCACATGGGAAATAGTGCTTAACAGCAACTTGCAGTAAATATCAATAAACTCTATACATAAGGCGCTAAGTGCTGGCGTGACACAGCGTGAAACAGCCTGGGGTTGCAACACGGAAGAGGGATGCGTGCGGGATATTCCCCAAGAGATCGGGACAGGCGTACTTTCTCCCCGATGCCATGCCCACAATCAGTCCGCAGCAGGAACAAACAGCCTGTGGAGGAGAATCAGGAGCGGAGACCAGCGGAGACCAGCGCAGCTGCGCAAATACAATATCTGCTCCTATAATGACGTAACAATACCTAAGTGACCTAAATCCTACACCTTCCTCAACACCAGTCAACCTGTAGCCATCCCTAAGCGACCTAAATCCTACACCTTCCTCAACACCAGTCAACCTGTAGCCATCCCTAAGCGACCTAAATCCTACACCTTCCTCAACACCAGTCAACCTGTAGCCATCCCTAAGCGAACTAAATCGTACACCTTCCTCAACACCAGTCAACCTGTAGCCATCCCTAAGTGATCTATTGCAACACCTTCCTCAACACCAGtcaacctgtaggcatccctaAGCAACCTAAATCCTACACCTTCCTCAACACCAGTCAACCTGTAGGGATCCCTAAGTGACCTATTgctcaacccggtatcacgcgatttcgtgctcatgcgcacaaacgttaatctattgaatcgtgtcccagagcacgatagtccgacttttttcgtgctacacagaacgaaatgtaaaccaatgcattctgaatgggagtgttctcagacaattaacatgctccacaaaacgaaacgagagagaaagagagagagagagggacagggagagagagcgagagagagagaggcttcagaatgGTTTGccagacagtacagtacacccTAGTTACTGcatatatatgtcaatatttccgattttttaagcagacttcctcaaaaactgaaacgaacgtGCTCCCCAGAACACGcatttctcagacaattaacgtgctccacaaaacgatacgagagaaagagagagagggagggacagagagagagaggcttcagaaagggtgtgcgcagatagtacagtgcaccctagttatgtttatgccaaaaccacaaatgctatacatatatatatatattgcctgaTTATATatactgtctatatatatatatatatatatatatatagatataaatagagGACGAGTACAGAGGTGTGGTGGAGGACTTCGTCAGATGGTCTGAGGAGAACCACCTCCAACTCAACATCGGCAAGaccaaggagctggtggtggacttcTGCCGGAAGAGGAAGCCCCCAACCCCTTTTACCATCCAGGGGGTTGAAATTGAGACGGTGGATTCGTATAAGTTCCTTGGAGTACACATCAACAATAAACTGGACTGGTCTGACAACACAAAGGCCCTCTACTGGAAGAGTCAGAGCAGACTCTTCTTCCTCAGGAGGCTCAGGTCGTTTGACGTGTGTGGCAGGCTGCTAAGGACATTTAATCTGTCTGTGGTAGCCAGCACGCTGTTCTTTGCTGGGGCGTGCTGGGGAGGAGGCATCAaggtatatatgtgtatatgcatcACCCATCTTGATgttggttctgtttgtcttgtttttgtccctATTAACTATAAGCGTCTACTTATGCATtagcactttgtatttatttattgtatttattacattgttattttgtcctgtgtccttccactgctgctgcaacaaacaaatttctcctacggggGATTAGTAAAgttatatcttatcttatcataTCTTAGATAGgctatataattaggctataattatattatttagcgtgtaatgagacaatcgatagccaaattgtcgaagatgcccgagaatctccggaaatatcagcatgggagatcggcgcatcagacccatgaacctataaagaaagacgtcatctgaagagggagagaacgtttgcggtgctggtttgtgtcacgtaagtacagggctctcaagtctcacgcattcggcgtgagacacacgcaattgaacccatgcacacgctcgaacccgGTGTCACGAAAatatgtgacactgtcacgttattttatctattgaaacgtgatcagggaaacgtattttctaaattttgtatttcaattggaagtatttgtcgtgtcactaagcacgacttccaaactaaggttctgtccgggagcgttctctcTAATGTCCCCCGAATGCtacgtacagatcattcattgttgaaaattgtctgtgataactaacaaattacagcttttggccacctgTATCTactaaaattgtctgtgataactaacaatatgacagcttttggccacccgtttctactttcacctttgattctgagaaattgtgacaattcaggGATACATTAAATGCAGGTGTGCTGCTCTGTAAACCGCGatggaaaaaagggtagctgcttcatcggttctttttagaattgtatgtcttgatgtttattttatctagccatctattgtcttgtttttggctatgtgaatgaaagtctgcgtcgatgcctcgcaagtccagtgtcgcgagcggacgttgccatgacatctagaaatcataccgtatttaatgggttatcattaatattgatgtgtaggggttgattataactcgtgaataatattgtttataccacggtctgggggaatactcgtattctgattggctgcagggcgtgcattaactcctgatataggcctacagacacctgctaagtagttcctgtcagtgtttagattctctgcccgagcccgagcccgacccgaccagacccgggccgggtcgggccgatatttcccaccaatATCCTCGGGCCGAGCCCGAGGatatcgagcgtttttatttttatcgagcgtttttagttttattttatcattggtttattggcctaatctgaggagaaatctattcaacaaacagaaatattataggcctttattacacgggtcttctcaatgccgtggaacgctccgttcacttgcatgggtagtagtccggtgacttgtcaaccccagcgtcttccgttgctaagtcaccgtctttgcggacaaattatttctctgctgatcaacactacgaatggccaaaagacttgtatgccccccccccttaaataaataccatggcagaattattattattattattattctcattcaacttgaacatgcatttttacagtagagtggtggagggatgacgtatgttggccaacccggaagtgagcgtcgacctgggttcccttgacaaaaagccaacgggtttttccattggattttggattattgcagaaacatttgcatctttgaagcacctcctcaaaaactgaaaataaataaataaataaaaataaccgtgctccaaagaacgaaatgtaaacca includes these proteins:
- the LOC115557033 gene encoding adhesion G protein-coupled receptor E1-like, with protein sequence MYQYPYIDECVKTSDTCGPDSICTNLNGTYNCTCLPGFNNTNSADKLGTTPSCEDIDECFEYPCGEGDCKNIPASFECDCHVGYQLGPAAAPPCQDIDECFNSTVCGPRSNCTNVPGKHICQCEPGYIATDPSTAPDEDNTCEDADECVEDVTICGPEAVCNNTIGAHFCTCNHGYRLDLSDMIASSENPCNDIDECSETVDLCGTKTVCTNAPGTFDCSCPDGYYPSTGVIWEPGVTFCQSLQHILDAIEPPEATYMSVL